A single genomic interval of Lentimicrobium saccharophilum harbors:
- a CDS encoding T9SS type A sorting domain-containing protein: protein MKSTIRYRFSALLAVLVIILLPMFGSSQQLSMLKAERFGGPGWDFVNGVIRQNNGDYIYCGSISDNLPGDTLGLFATSNINAWVAFTDSLGNIIRQKEYNNKGFDTFTSMVAFGNNIFLTGIFQDTLSLDSITISGMAHSSGFIAIMNPQGIVLNTKPVSNPRGCISNIRLAGTHSDNLYLAGTYCDTITIENVQSTSKSGFFITRLDTELNIQAPLFFPAEGNPRLGGLSCNDSSVVIAGVFSDTLSLADTTLISLGKSDAFVAWFNQNLELQHIGLISSPEEVEIKSVALTKQNQTAVAGSFKGSAILADSILTGKGGVDLLAAVWDSTGKLQWVNTAGSIGNDYGWAIAPGNEGDFFVSGSFTHVLAIPGENGEMIELQPEGFFGNTFIAKYDHRGILKATFNLPGTSEDFVSELLINTDNTLAAAGNFFETLLLTAYDSVSYTMESTGSKDIFTLLFKDMCAGYTIDAGPDLYLCPGETIMLEPDFTSSGFKWLPDGLPNTPLEVTQHGSYTLMAMNAYGCIAYDTLHVELIPIPLVFAGNDTIVQPGSPLVLAGAMESGQSPAWTTSGDGYFSPSSGLQTTYYFSNNDISNQSVWLILTAGNECISVSDSLKVDILTDDDGITAFPNPTSNMVTLVREEILPIQNITITKQTGFVLEQNIPVNNFEFTYNLQNQPPGTYLFYITTNAGTSCKVINKL from the coding sequence ATGAAATCCACTATCAGATACAGATTTTCCGCATTATTGGCCGTATTGGTAATTATCTTACTGCCTATGTTTGGCAGCAGCCAGCAACTCTCCATGCTTAAGGCCGAACGTTTTGGCGGACCTGGATGGGATTTTGTAAATGGAGTTATCAGACAGAACAATGGCGATTACATATATTGTGGCAGCATATCGGATAACTTACCCGGCGATACCTTAGGATTGTTTGCAACAAGCAATATAAATGCATGGGTAGCTTTTACCGACAGCCTGGGCAACATAATCAGGCAGAAAGAATACAACAACAAAGGCTTCGACACTTTTACCTCAATGGTTGCATTTGGTAACAATATTTTTTTAACAGGCATTTTTCAGGATACTCTTTCGCTCGACAGTATTACCATATCAGGCATGGCCCACTCAAGCGGGTTTATTGCCATCATGAATCCTCAGGGGATCGTACTAAATACAAAACCAGTTTCAAATCCCCGGGGATGCATATCAAACATCAGGTTGGCAGGGACTCATTCAGATAATTTGTATCTGGCAGGAACATACTGTGATACGATTACCATAGAAAATGTACAATCAACAAGTAAAAGTGGTTTTTTCATAACACGGCTGGATACGGAGCTAAATATTCAGGCACCCCTGTTTTTCCCGGCAGAGGGCAATCCTCGACTAGGAGGGTTGAGTTGCAACGATTCGTCAGTAGTAATTGCCGGTGTGTTTTCTGATACCCTTTCCCTGGCCGATACAACCCTGATATCGTTAGGCAAAAGCGATGCATTTGTTGCCTGGTTTAATCAAAATCTTGAACTACAACACATCGGGTTAATTTCAAGTCCGGAAGAAGTTGAGATTAAATCGGTTGCATTAACAAAACAGAACCAAACCGCTGTTGCAGGTAGCTTTAAAGGGTCGGCCATACTTGCCGATTCAATACTTACCGGAAAGGGAGGGGTTGATTTACTGGCTGCCGTTTGGGATAGTACCGGGAAACTGCAATGGGTTAATACAGCAGGCTCAATTGGTAATGATTACGGCTGGGCTATTGCACCAGGTAACGAGGGTGATTTCTTTGTTTCGGGAAGTTTTACGCACGTTCTTGCAATTCCCGGTGAGAATGGGGAGATGATAGAACTTCAGCCAGAAGGTTTTTTTGGAAATACCTTTATTGCAAAGTATGATCATAGAGGTATTCTGAAGGCGACTTTCAACCTTCCGGGCACTTCCGAAGATTTTGTTTCAGAGTTATTGATAAACACCGACAATACCCTGGCAGCTGCGGGCAACTTCTTTGAGACCTTGCTACTAACAGCTTATGATAGCGTGAGTTACACCATGGAGTCGACAGGGTCAAAAGACATATTTACCCTGTTGTTTAAAGATATGTGTGCAGGATATACCATCGATGCCGGACCTGATCTTTACCTTTGCCCGGGGGAAACCATAATGCTTGAACCTGATTTTACCAGTAGTGGATTTAAGTGGCTGCCCGATGGTTTACCGAATACACCGCTTGAAGTGACCCAACATGGTTCATATACACTCATGGCAATGAATGCTTATGGGTGTATAGCTTATGATACGCTGCATGTGGAGTTAATCCCTATCCCTTTGGTTTTTGCAGGAAACGACACCATTGTTCAACCCGGTTCACCGCTTGTTTTGGCAGGTGCTATGGAATCAGGCCAAAGCCCTGCATGGACCACAAGTGGGGATGGTTATTTCAGCCCTTCATCTGGTCTTCAAACGACCTACTATTTCTCAAATAATGACATCAGCAACCAAAGTGTATGGTTAATTCTAACCGCCGGGAACGAATGTATTTCGGTTTCCGACAGTCTGAAGGTGGATATATTAACAGATGATGACGGTATTACAGCTTTTCCCAACCCCACCAGTAATATGGTGACTCTGGTACGTGAAGAAATTCTGCCCATTCAGAATATCACCATTACAAAACAAACCGGATTTGTACTGGAGCAGAACATCCCTGTAAATAACTTTGAATTTACCTACAACCTGCAGAATCAACCTCCGGGAACTTACCTTTTTTATATAACCACCAATGCAGGCACTTCCTGTAAAGTCATCAATAAATTATAA
- a CDS encoding helix-turn-helix domain-containing protein — translation MQIGQKIRKVRELRNFTQEFMAKSLGITQGAYSRIRANASNF, via the coding sequence ATGCAAATAGGTCAAAAAATACGAAAAGTACGCGAATTGCGCAATTTTACTCAAGAATTTATGGCAAAAAGTCTGGGAATTACTCAAGGGGCTTATAGCCGAATCAGGGCAAACGCATCTAATTTTTAA
- a CDS encoding ISAs1 family transposase, translating into MQENGLMSYFSDMKDPRIERTKRHLMNDILFISIAAVLSGVESWDEMELYGKNKQHWLSTILELPNGIPSHDTFNRFFAALDPDEFESRFLKWVASLVDITSGETIHIDGKTMRGSRKQGCKSATHIVSAWADQNELILGQIKVEDKSNEITAIPLLLDSLLIKGSTVTIDAMGCQKSIARQIVKKQADYVLSVKDNQPELLEEIVDSFRMLPINDYYEEVDYGHGRIENRKCSIITDLSLMFCSNKWAGLKSVVKIERERIFKATGKVEKDINYYISTLTKAPIIGKSARKHWGIENKVHWVLDVAFGEDLSRKRDRNAAQNFSSLNRIAINLLKKNNLKVGIKSRRKICGWDNEFLLKTLKN; encoded by the coding sequence ATGCAAGAAAATGGATTAATGTCTTATTTTTCGGACATGAAAGACCCGAGAATTGAAAGAACCAAACGTCACCTGATGAACGATATACTTTTTATATCCATTGCGGCTGTTTTAAGTGGAGTTGAATCATGGGACGAAATGGAACTGTATGGAAAGAATAAGCAGCACTGGCTTTCAACCATTCTTGAATTACCTAACGGAATACCCTCACATGACACATTCAATCGCTTTTTTGCTGCTTTAGATCCAGATGAATTTGAAAGCAGGTTTTTGAAATGGGTTGCCTCTTTGGTCGACATAACCTCAGGAGAAACAATTCATATTGATGGAAAAACGATGAGAGGTTCGCGCAAGCAAGGTTGCAAATCGGCAACCCATATAGTCAGTGCCTGGGCCGACCAAAATGAGCTTATACTTGGGCAGATAAAGGTGGAAGATAAGTCAAACGAGATCACGGCAATACCATTGCTTTTAGATTCCTTGTTAATAAAAGGGAGTACGGTAACCATTGATGCAATGGGCTGTCAAAAATCAATAGCAAGACAAATCGTCAAAAAACAAGCTGACTATGTTCTGTCTGTTAAAGATAATCAACCTGAATTACTGGAAGAGATAGTAGATAGCTTCAGAATGTTACCAATAAATGACTATTATGAGGAAGTAGATTATGGTCATGGCCGTATTGAGAACCGCAAATGTTCTATAATCACAGACCTTAGTTTAATGTTTTGTAGCAACAAATGGGCCGGACTGAAATCAGTGGTGAAAATCGAACGTGAAAGAATTTTTAAAGCAACTGGTAAAGTTGAAAAGGATATCAACTATTACATCAGTACTTTGACAAAAGCACCCATAATTGGAAAAAGTGCCAGAAAGCACTGGGGAATTGAAAATAAAGTGCATTGGGTATTAGATGTGGCATTTGGAGAAGATCTTAGCAGGAAAAGAGATAGAAATGCAGCTCAAAATTTCTCATCTCTTAACAGAATCGCAATTAACCTTCTCAAAAAGAACAACTTAAAAGTCGGCATAAAAAGCAGACGCAAAATCTGTGGTTGGGATAATGAATTCCTTTTAAAAACCCTTAAAAATTAG
- a CDS encoding helix-turn-helix domain-containing protein, producing the protein MENYLMTTLSESDLQRIVEKAIESHEIKKTALLNAGLNYSFAKVAQIFGRSHTTIKNLVKAGKLKTTADGRRITQAAINEYLKTSQR; encoded by the coding sequence ATGGAAAACTACCTGATGACTACCTTGTCAGAAAGCGATTTGCAAAGGATTGTCGAAAAGGCAATCGAATCGCATGAAATTAAGAAAACAGCACTCTTAAATGCAGGCTTGAACTATAGCTTTGCTAAAGTTGCTCAGATATTTGGCCGTAGCCATACTACAATCAAAAACCTTGTAAAGGCAGGTAAATTGAAAACTACTGCTGATGGACGCAGGATTACTCAGGCAGCCATCAATGAATACCTCAAAACAAGCCAGAGGTAA